Below is a window of Burkholderia cepacia DNA.
TGAATCGAAAGGATGATTCGGTCCGCGACGTCGCCGGGATCGCGGCGCGCGGCTTCAATAAACGATCCCGCATTCAAGCAAACGACATCACTTTGAGGAGAAGCAAGATGAAGCGCCTATTGATCGCAGCGGTGTGCGGGATCGGGATAACCGCGCCGATGTCGGCCGTGTATGCGGCCGATCCGCCCGTATGCAAGAACGTGCGCTTCGCGGATGTCGGCTGGTCCGACATCGCGGCGACCACGGGCCTCGCGTCGACGATGCTGCAGGGCCTCGGCTACAGCCCGACGAAGACGATCGCGTCGGTGCCGATCACGTTCGCGGGGATCAAGAGCAAGCAGATCGACGTGTTCCTCGGCTACTGGTCGCCGACGATGGATCCGATCATCCAGCCGTTCACGAAGGCCGGCACGATCAAGGTGCTCTCGACGCCGAACCTGACCGGCGCGAAATACACGCTCGCGGTGCCCGACTACGTCTATCAGGGCGGCCTGAAGTCGTTCGCGGACATCCAGAAGTACGCGGACAAGCTCAACGGCAAGATCTACGGGATCGAGCCGGGCAACGACGGCAACCTGCTGATCAAGAAGATGATCGACGGCAACCAGTTCGGCCTCGGCAAGTTCAAGATGGTCGAGTCGAGCGAGGCCGGGATGCTGATCGAGGTGAATCGCGCGATC
It encodes the following:
- a CDS encoding choline ABC transporter substrate-binding protein, which encodes MKRLLIAAVCGIGITAPMSAVYAADPPVCKNVRFADVGWSDIAATTGLASTMLQGLGYSPTKTIASVPITFAGIKSKQIDVFLGYWSPTMDPIIQPFTKAGTIKVLSTPNLTGAKYTLAVPDYVYQGGLKSFADIQKYADKLNGKIYGIEPGNDGNLLIKKMIDGNQFGLGKFKMVESSEAGMLIEVNRAIRDKQWIVFLGWEPHPMNVQMKIDYLSGGDDVFGPNYGEAKVLTATPPDYAQRCPNVAKFVSNLQFTTTIENHVMVPIMNKEDPNKAAAEYLKANPQALDKWLAGVTTIDGKPGLPAVKAYLGVH